One Brachyspira suanatina DNA segment encodes these proteins:
- a CDS encoding AsmA family protein, protein MKKFFKKKEKTEISSEQENNKKKRRFKKRYIPLILLFLIVIGIAGARIYFNNERMKNLIENIVYSATNRKLEIGDFKYGLLFPKVEMSNVVLYNSDNFNNEENIKIDNFRLKFSLFSLFFLKLHVQDLSIDNLYVYMFTDESGNWNLPDMPPSEPKEEDTNKEPFDFSKLDFLKLKADVENIRINNLAFKADSKSFLTNVPNNGLIASLSNYNLHLDLHTKRFSLSQVMGISAPEALKDIYLKSFISNSLAYNDSSIFFNDNPLFNLDVSYPKSADGTENKDEIIIRFDFEIDDPNFSYNGKKRDDMQFAAHFLARYNIKNQSVSIENLSSELLNDEILKVIASANQIFSGNIGVNLDTLYARLNLDKINGLASMFVPSLGINMSGMINVDADKSSGTINNLTNTINIALDKINFSMGDTIAVNNLNSKTKLNFTFNPNNISKEDIKLEHNTTIDRVTALKLYRFNNTDVSVRILSSLNGALGVLPAINDPSKKSDTVLYIDNVSSKYINSDIKVNGAVKFDDPTDLNVNVTSLPIANFSGGLARGSLNLDVHVFGKMINDINTTVNGIIKNFSYNLNGEVSSTATAKLNVLANANLLSQDVKVNELNLDLDNFLNFRSNLDLEGLGLKRGFVNISSLRIAPYAMKNWLSTKFAEILDSLPFEDDIKMTSALGYNLSLEDKFATVTNFSTFYVTEKQYKLQDVTMKVDADVNFGENLYADIREFNLQSPANKLLVYVDGYFTPIIKNANLNYNIGLDTETLYLPFGIEIGGLFNVNGNLRNNIADGIFKTDKFFANMDSPDKMSIVLKGLTSNIDYHFDLTPTDNEVVATATRYTPLIEQVPNVFFDQLRVYLKISPFIDDSIRIRDFSSYVKVQGHGLTIQDLKSSIYIGGEKFDDNLFLTSISNNTAPRRGAIHLPWLNVDLGSFNTSTIKYDMRVLASDINFKYLLAPENREKINDEKLLVNLTADIAGVGVSPLNNIRPTTFFVGISKMSTEFSKFLIEMIRPINPGISTVENIVQFGYDPNSVEFSISANKVYTTFYFRDQNLDKPNQQKQQLIAFEGDKFGLEPMPFSDVISYLEGGN, encoded by the coding sequence ATGAAGAAATTTTTTAAGAAAAAAGAAAAAACTGAAATATCATCAGAACAAGAAAACAATAAGAAAAAAAGAAGATTCAAAAAGAGATATATACCTTTGATACTTCTTTTTTTAATTGTTATAGGCATTGCAGGAGCTAGAATATATTTCAATAATGAAAGAATGAAAAATCTTATTGAAAATATAGTATATTCTGCTACTAATAGAAAATTGGAAATAGGTGATTTTAAATACGGATTATTATTTCCAAAAGTAGAAATGAGCAATGTTGTGCTTTATAATTCTGATAATTTCAATAATGAAGAAAATATAAAGATAGATAATTTTAGATTAAAATTTTCTCTTTTTTCTTTATTCTTTTTGAAGCTTCATGTTCAGGATTTAAGTATAGACAATTTATATGTTTATATGTTTACAGATGAGAGCGGAAATTGGAATTTACCGGATATGCCTCCGTCTGAACCTAAAGAAGAAGATACCAATAAAGAGCCTTTCGATTTCAGTAAACTTGATTTTCTTAAATTAAAAGCTGATGTAGAAAATATTAGAATAAATAATCTAGCATTTAAGGCAGACAGCAAATCGTTTTTAACTAATGTACCTAATAACGGACTTATAGCAAGTTTAAGTAATTATAATCTTCATTTGGATTTGCATACAAAAAGATTCTCATTATCTCAGGTAATGGGTATTTCTGCCCCTGAGGCTTTGAAAGATATTTATTTAAAGAGTTTTATAAGTAATAGTTTGGCCTATAATGACAGTAGTATTTTCTTTAATGATAATCCTTTATTTAATTTAGATGTTTCATATCCTAAAAGTGCAGACGGTACAGAAAATAAAGATGAAATAATAATAAGATTTGATTTTGAAATAGATGATCCTAATTTCAGCTATAATGGCAAAAAACGAGATGATATGCAATTTGCGGCACATTTCCTTGCAAGATATAATATAAAAAATCAAAGCGTATCAATAGAGAATTTGTCTTCAGAACTTTTAAATGATGAAATATTAAAGGTTATCGCTTCTGCCAATCAAATATTCAGCGGAAATATAGGTGTTAATTTAGATACATTATATGCAAGACTTAATTTAGATAAAATAAATGGTTTAGCTTCTATGTTTGTACCTTCTTTAGGTATTAATATGAGCGGTATGATTAATGTGGATGCAGATAAAAGCAGCGGTACAATTAATAATTTAACTAATACTATAAATATAGCATTAGATAAGATTAATTTTTCTATGGGAGATACTATAGCTGTAAATAATCTTAATTCAAAAACAAAATTGAATTTTACTTTTAATCCTAATAATATTTCAAAAGAAGATATAAAATTAGAGCATAATACCACTATTGATAGAGTAACAGCATTAAAACTATATAGATTCAATAATACAGATGTATCAGTAAGGATTTTATCATCATTGAATGGAGCATTAGGAGTTCTTCCTGCTATTAATGATCCTAGTAAGAAAAGCGATACAGTTCTTTATATTGATAATGTATCTTCAAAATATATTAATTCTGATATAAAGGTTAATGGAGCGGTAAAATTTGATGATCCTACAGATTTGAATGTAAATGTAACATCATTGCCTATTGCTAATTTTTCAGGCGGACTTGCAAGAGGTTCTTTAAATTTAGATGTTCATGTTTTTGGAAAGATGATAAATGATATTAATACTACAGTAAATGGTATCATAAAGAATTTTTCTTATAATTTAAATGGTGAGGTTTCTTCTACTGCTACTGCTAAGCTTAATGTACTTGCCAATGCTAATTTGCTTAGCCAAGATGTAAAAGTTAATGAGCTTAATTTAGATTTGGATAATTTTCTTAATTTTAGATCCAATCTTGATTTAGAGGGTTTGGGATTAAAGAGAGGTTTTGTTAATATATCAAGCTTAAGAATAGCTCCTTATGCTATGAAAAATTGGCTTTCTACTAAATTTGCTGAGATTCTTGATAGTTTGCCTTTTGAAGATGATATAAAAATGACTAGTGCTTTGGGATATAACTTATCATTAGAAGATAAATTTGCAACAGTTACAAATTTCAGTACTTTCTATGTAACAGAAAAACAGTATAAACTTCAAGATGTTACTATGAAAGTTGATGCGGATGTTAATTTTGGAGAGAATTTATATGCTGATATAAGAGAATTCAATTTACAAAGCCCTGCCAATAAATTGTTAGTATATGTTGATGGTTACTTTACTCCTATTATAAAAAATGCTAACTTGAATTATAATATAGGTTTAGATACAGAAACTTTATATTTACCTTTCGGCATTGAAATAGGAGGATTATTCAATGTTAATGGTAATTTAAGAAATAATATAGCAGACGGTATTTTTAAAACTGATAAGTTCTTTGCTAATATGGATTCTCCTGATAAAATGTCTATAGTATTAAAAGGATTAACTTCAAATATAGACTATCATTTTGATTTGACTCCTACAGATAATGAGGTAGTTGCCACAGCTACTAGATATACACCTCTTATAGAGCAGGTTCCAAATGTATTTTTTGATCAATTAAGAGTATATTTGAAAATATCTCCATTTATAGATGACAGTATAAGAATAAGAGATTTTTCTTCTTATGTAAAAGTTCAGGGACATGGACTTACAATACAGGATTTGAAATCATCTATATATATAGGAGGTGAAAAATTTGATGATAATTTATTCTTGACTTCTATATCAAATAATACAGCGCCTAGAAGAGGAGCTATACATTTACCTTGGCTTAATGTTGATTTGGGAAGCTTCAATACTAGTACTATAAAATATGATATGCGTGTTTTGGCAAGTGATATAAACTTTAAATATTTGCTTGCTCCTGAAAATAGAGAAAAAATTAATGATGAAAAATTACTTGTTAATCTTACAGCAGATATTGCCGGAGTTGGTGTAAGTCCTTTGAATAATATAAGACCTACTACATTCTTTGTTGGTATAAGTAAAATGTCTACAGAGTTTTCTAAGTTCTTGATAGAGATGATAAGACCTATTAACCCAGGTATATCTACTGTTGAAAATATTGTACAATTTGGTTATGATCCTAATTCTGTAGAATTTAGTATATCTGCTAATAAAGTATATACTACATTCTATTTTAGAGATCAAAACTTAGATAAGCCTAATCAGCAGAAGCAGCAGCTTATAGCATTTGAAGGTGATAAGTTCGGGCTTGAACCTATGCCTTTCTCTGATGTTATATCATATTTAGAGGGCGGAAATTAA